A stretch of Pseudomonas sp. LS.1a DNA encodes these proteins:
- the xerD gene encoding site-specific tyrosine recombinase XerD, whose amino-acid sequence MPVLDHPLIDQFLDALWLEKGLSDNTRVSYRSDLALFNGWLQEHGVSLPDAGRDLILDHLAWRLDQGYKPRSTARFLSGLRGFFRYLLREKLVAIDPTLQVDMPQLGKPLPKSLSEADVEALLQAPDLGEAIGQRDRAMLEVLYACGLRVTELVSLALDQVNLRQGVLRVMGKGSKERLVPMGEEAVLWLQRYLRDGRAELLNGRPSDVLFPSLRGEQMTRQTFWHRIKHHTRVAGIDKPLSPHTLRHAFATHLLNHGADLRVVQMLLGHSDLSTTQIYTHVAKARLQQLHARHHPRG is encoded by the coding sequence ATGCCCGTCCTAGACCACCCCCTGATCGACCAGTTCCTCGACGCCCTGTGGCTTGAAAAGGGTCTGTCCGACAACACTCGCGTGTCCTACCGCAGCGACCTGGCCCTGTTCAACGGCTGGCTGCAGGAACACGGCGTCAGCTTGCCCGACGCTGGCCGCGACCTGATTCTCGACCACCTGGCCTGGCGCCTCGACCAAGGCTACAAACCGCGCTCCACGGCACGCTTCCTGTCCGGCCTGCGTGGCTTCTTCCGCTACCTGCTGCGGGAAAAGCTGGTGGCCATCGACCCGACCTTGCAAGTCGACATGCCGCAACTGGGCAAGCCACTGCCCAAGTCGCTGTCCGAAGCCGACGTCGAAGCCTTGCTGCAGGCTCCGGACCTGGGCGAAGCCATCGGCCAACGTGACCGCGCCATGCTCGAAGTGCTCTACGCCTGCGGTCTGCGGGTTACCGAACTGGTCAGCCTGGCTCTCGACCAGGTCAACCTGCGCCAGGGCGTGCTGCGGGTGATGGGCAAGGGCAGCAAGGAGCGCCTGGTGCCCATGGGCGAAGAGGCGGTGCTGTGGCTGCAGCGCTACCTGCGCGATGGCCGCGCCGAACTGCTCAATGGCCGCCCCAGCGACGTCCTGTTCCCCAGCCTGCGTGGCGAGCAGATGACCCGCCAGACCTTCTGGCATCGCATCAAGCACCATACCCGGGTCGCCGGCATCGACAAACCGCTGTCGCCACACACCCTGCGCCACGCCTTCGCCACCCATCTGCTCAACCACGGTGCCGACCTGCGCGTGGTACAGATGCTGCTGGGCCACAGTGACCTGTCGACCACGCAGATCTACACCCATGTCGCCAAGGCCCGCCTGCAGCAACTGCACGCCCGGCACCACCCGCGTGGATGA